A window of Candidatus Tectomicrobia bacterium contains these coding sequences:
- a CDS encoding DUF2905 domain-containing protein: MEPFGQFGRVLIVFGIVLVVLGVILTLAPRLPFLGGLPGDIHLRGKSWSFHFPIVTSIVVSVALTVLLNLFFRR, from the coding sequence ATGGAGCCCTTCGGTCAGTTCGGCCGCGTCCTGATCGTCTTCGGGATCGTGCTGGTGGTCCTGGGGGTGATCCTCACCCTCGCCCCGCGCCTCCCCTTCCTCGGCGGCCTGCCGGGGGACATCCACCTCCGGGGCAAGAGCTGGAGCTTCCACTTCCCGATCGTCACCTCGATCGTGGTGAGCGTGGCGCTGACCGTCCTGCTGAACCTGTTCTTCCGGAGGTGA
- a CDS encoding protease complex subunit PrcB family protein produces MKVPALLFLSALWLAPAPSGAQEPAPSGAQEKGEWRTAYGGPAEAFHAAALKPGDGRRLLGRIRFSGWRAEPPRVDYEKQVMVGICLGRRPTGGYGVRFLSAGPEKEGGKEYLVVRYEEARPGGFATQALTTPCLLKVLPRPGGPERPVLFERTLRQWFRNDLERER; encoded by the coding sequence GTGAAGGTTCCCGCCCTCCTGTTCCTCTCCGCGCTCTGGCTCGCCCCCGCGCCCTCTGGGGCGCAGGAGCCCGCGCCTTCCGGGGCGCAGGAAAAGGGCGAGTGGCGCACCGCCTACGGCGGGCCGGCCGAGGCCTTCCACGCCGCGGCGCTCAAGCCCGGGGACGGCCGGCGCCTGCTCGGCCGCATCCGGTTCTCCGGCTGGAGGGCCGAGCCGCCCCGGGTGGATTACGAAAAGCAGGTGATGGTGGGCATCTGCCTGGGCCGGCGGCCGACCGGGGGCTACGGCGTGAGGTTCCTCTCGGCGGGCCCGGAGAAGGAAGGCGGGAAGGAATACCTGGTCGTCCGCTACGAGGAGGCGCGCCCGGGGGGCTTCGCCACCCAGGCCCTCACGACTCCCTGCCTGCTGAAGGTGCTGCCCAGGCCCGGGGGGCCGGAGCGCCCCGTCCTCTTCGAGCGCACCCTCCGGCAGTGGTTCCGGAACGATCTGGAGCGGGAGCGGTAG